A genomic stretch from Malus domestica chromosome 15, GDT2T_hap1 includes:
- the LOC103400750 gene encoding zinc protease PQQL-like isoform X1 yields MDLLPAEITTSKIVKKHGFRSLKLLTVDMDQELGDQPVGVDYGRLDNGLSYYVRCNSKPRMRAALALAVKVGSVLEEEDERGVAHIVEHLAFSATKKYTNHDIVRFLESIGAEFGACQNAVTSADDTVYELFVPVDKLELLSEAISVLAEFSSEVRVSKDDLERERGAVMEEYRGNRNATGRMQDAHWILMMEDSKYAERLPIGLEKVIRTVSPETVKQFYKKWYHLSNMAVIAVGDFSDTQNVVELIRDQFGHKISAPDPPPIPSYPVPSHEEPRFSCFVESEASGSAVIISYKMAADELKTVRDYRDLLAESMFLYALNQRFFKISRRKDPPYFSCSASADVLVNPLKAYIMTSSCKEKGTVEALESMLIEVARVRLHGFSEREVSIVRALLMSEIESAYLERDQMQSTSLRDEYLQHFLRNEPVIGIEYEAQLQKTLLPHITAAEVSKYAVKLQTSCSCVIKTIEPRASAIANDLKHVVSKVNRLEEERIISPWDEEQIPEEIVNTKPNPGNIVQQVEYSNIEATELILSNGMRVCYKCTNFLDDQVIFTGFSYGGLSELPESEYFSCSMGPTIAGEIGVYGYRPSVLMDMLAGKRAEVSPKLGAYMRSFVGDCSPSDLETALQLVYQLFTTNIIPGEEDVKIVMQMAEEVVRAQDRDPYTAFANRVKELNYGNSYFFRPIRISDLRKVDPLKACEYFNKCFKDPSTFSVVIVGNIDPSIALPLILQYLGGIPKPPEPLLQFNRDDLKGLPFTFPKTRIREVVRSPMVEEQCSVQLCFPVELKNGTMVEDIHIVGFLSKLLETKIMQVLRFKHGQIYTVGVSVFLGGNKPSRTANVRGDISVNFSCDPEISSKLVDLTLDEILRLQEEGPSDEDVSTILEIEQRAHENGLQENYYWLDRILHSYQSRAYSGDVGTCFEIQDEGRSTVRQSLTPTTAQSALQRILPFPCKKQYTVVILMPRTSPFKSLKSFFQSTETSYQRHTKILAGLAGLTVLGLCLWRYSRRT; encoded by the exons ATGGATTTGCTTCCGGCGGAGATCACCACCTCGAAGATAGTGAAGAAACATGGGTTCCGGTCGCTGAAGCTGCTGACCGTAGACATGGACCAGGAGCTCGGAGACCAACCTGTCGGAGTTGACTACGGCAGGCTTGATAATGGCCTCTCTTACTATGTCCGTTGCAATTCTAAGCCCCGAATGAGAGCTGCCCTCGCTCTTGCTGTCAAAGTCgg ATCAGTTTTGGAAGAGGAGGACGAACGAGGAGTTGCTCACATTGTTGAGCATCTTGCTTTCAGTGCAACTAAGAAGTACACAAATCATGATATAGTAAGGTTTCTTGAAAGTATCGGAGCAGAATTTGGCGCTTGTCAGAATGCAGTTACATCCGCCGATGACACTGTTTACGAGTTATTTGTTCCTGTAGATAAGCTTGAGCTGTTATCTGAGGCCATTTCAGTTTTGGCCGAATTCAGTTCTGAG GTTCGTGTCTCAAAAGATGATTTAGAAAGAGAAAGGGGTGCTGTTATGGAAGAGTACAGAGGAAACCGAAATGCTACAGGAAGGATGCAGGATGCACATTGGATTCTGATGATGGAAGATTCTAAG TATGCTGAGCGTTTACCGATTGGTTTAGAGAAGGTGATTCGAACTGTTTCTCCTGAGACTGTGAAGCAGTTTTATAAGAAGTGGTACCATTTAAGCAATATGGCAGTGATAGCTGTTGGGGATTTCTCTGATACGCAG AATGTAGTAGAGTTGATAAGGGATCAATTTGGACATAAAATTTCAGCACCTGACCCTCCTCCCATACCAAGTTATCCAGTTCCTTCTCATGAAGAGCCACGTTTTTCATGTTTTGTTGAATCTGAAGCTTCTGGG TCTGCAGTGATTATTAGCTATAAGATGGCAGCTGATGAGCTGAAAACAGTGAGGGACTATAGGGATTTACTGGCGGAGTCCATGTTCCTTTACGCTCTAAACCAGAGGTTCTTTAAAATATCTCGTAGAAAGGACCCGCCCTATTTTTCATGCTCGGCTTCTGCTGACGTTCTTGTTAATCCATTGAAGGCTTATATAATGACTTCATCTTGTAAAGAAAAGGGGACTGTTGAGGCGCTAGAATCGATGCTGATTGAG GTTGCAAGGGTACGATTACATGGCTTTTCAGAACGGGAAGTGTCTATTGTTCGAGCTTTACTGATGTCAGAGATTGAATCTGCCTATTTGGAGCGTGATCAAATGCAGTCAACTAGCTTACGTGATGAATATTTACAG CATTTTCTCCGCAATGAACCTGTTATTGGGATTGAATATGAAGCTCAACTCCAGAAGACTCTTCTACCTC ATATAACTGCAGCAGAGGTATCCAAATATGCAGTGAAGTTACAGACATCATGTAGCTGTGTCATTAAGACAATTGAGCCACGAGCTTCTGCAATAGCCAATGATCTAAAACATGTTGTATCAAAGGTCAATCGCCTTGAGGAAGAAAGAATAATTTCTCCTTGGGATGAGGAACAGATTCCAGAGGAAATTGTTAATACAAAACCTAATCCGGG GAATATTGTGCAGCAGGTTGAATATTCAAATATTGAAGCTACTGAGTTAATTTTGTCAAACGGAATGAGAGTTTGCTATAAGTGTACCAACTTCCTCGATGACCAG GTTATCTTTACAGGGTTCTCATATGGGGGTTTATCTGAACTTCCTGAAAGTGAGTACTTTTCTTGCTCAATGGGGCCAACCATTGCAGGAGAAATTGGTGTATACGGTTATAGACCTTCTGTTCTTATGGATATGCTTGCTGGTAAGAGAGCCGAAGTAAGCCCAAAACTTGGAGCATACATGAGAAGCTTTGTTGGTGATTGTTCACCCTCAGACCTGGAAACTGCTTTGCAg CTTGTATATCAACTGTTTACGACAAATATAATACCTGGAGAAGAAGATGTCAAAATAGTGATGCAAATGGCTGAAGAAGTGGTCCGTGCTCAAGACAGGGATCCTTACACTGCATTTGCAAACCGTGTGAAGGAGCTCAACTACGGAAACTCCTATTTCTTTAGG CCTATTAGGATAAGTGATCTCCGGAAAGTTGACCCTTTGAAAGCCTGTGAATATTTCAACAAGTGTTTCAAGGATCCATCAACTTTCTCCGTTGTGATTGTTGGGAACATTGATCCCTCTATAGCACTTCCTCTGATATTGCAGTATTTG GGTGGAATACCAAAGCCTCCTGAGCCACTCCTACAATTTAATCGTGACGACCTCAAAGGACTACCATTCACTTTTCCTAAAACCAGAATAAG AGAAGTTGTTCGCAGCCCAATGGTGGAAGAACAATGTTCTGTCCAGCTGTGCTTCCCAGTGGAACTGAAAAATGGAACCATG GTAGAAGACATTCACATTGTTGGATTCCTGAGCAAACTTCTTGAAACAAAAATTATGCAGGTTCTACGGTTCAAACATGGACAG ATCTACACTGTAGGTGTTTCAGTATTTCTTGGCGGTAATAAGCCTTCCAGAACTGCAAATGTTCGTGGTGATATAAGCGTAAACTTTTCTTGTGATCCAGAAATCTCCTCAAAGCTG GTCGATCTTACTTTGGATGAAATATTACGTCTTCAAGAGGAAGGGCCGTCAGATGAGGATGTCTCAACCATCCTTGAAATTGAGCAAAGAGCTCACGAAAATGGGCTTCAA GAGAATTACTACTGGTTGGACAGGATTTTACACAGCTATCAGTCAAGAGCCTACTCCGGTGATGTTGGCACTTGTTTTGAG ATTCAAGATGAAGGTCGGTCCACAGTCAGACAATCTCTGACGCCAACAACGGCACAGTCAGCATTACAAAGGATACTACCTTTCCCTTGCAAAAAACAGTACACTGTAGTGATTTTAATGCCCCGTACATCTCCCTTTAAGTCACTAAAATCGTTCTTCCAATCTACTGAAACCAGTTATCAAAGACACACCAAG ATTTTGGCCGGCCTTGCTGGTCTCACAGTTTTGGGTCTTTGCTTATGGAGATATTCACGACGCACCTAA
- the LOC103400748 gene encoding uncharacterized protein, whose product MRKLRRKLRNSQDDDFSLPTWDDPSLNDSRPMDTQEQEELVREMEKSQAQQSRLWRVLFALLLFCFAVFLLYSICQQVMSPWELRYHAYFMEEMLSWMIISADWLAVVAYSSAIIGLLHDSKHHRQWIWYSLFTGIVLAAFWLYYMLRLPRFRWDVIWLPFGPLSGAALALYVDHLLTESSEEIRKLRGYMERERERELVQA is encoded by the exons ATGAGGAAGCTGAGGAGAAAATTGAGAAATTCACAGGACGACGACTTCTCTCTACCCACTTGGGACGATCCTTCCCTCAACGATTCTCGCCCCATGGATACTCAAG AGCAAGAGGAGTTGGTTCGTGAAATGGAGAAGAGTCAAGCTCAACAGAGTCGGTTATGGAGG gtTTTGTTTGCATTGCTTCTCTTTTGTTTCGCGGTGTTTCTGTTGTACTCAATCTGTCAGCAGGTTATGTCTCCTTGGGAATTG CGTTATCATGCTTATTTCATGGAAGAGATGCTCTCATGGATGATTATATCTGCAG ATTGGCTAGCTGTTGTAGCATATTCATCAGCTATCATAGGATTGCTTCATGATTCAAAGCATCACCGCCAATGGATTTGGTACTCACTCTTTACTGGCATTGTACTTGCGGCTTTCTGGCTGTATTACATGTTGAG ATTGCCAAGGTTCCGCTGGGATGTAATCTGGCTTCCATTTGGACCTCTAAG CGGAGCAGCACTGGCTCTGTACGTTGATCATCTGCTAACTGAGTCATCAGAAGAGATAAGAAAGCTTCGAGGCTATAT ggagagggagagggagagggagctCGTACAAGCTTGA
- the LOC103400752 gene encoding histone acetyltransferase type B catalytic subunit: MVQKQGASADPTATEPKKRRRVGFSSVDAGLEAKDCIKIYLVSSKEEVGSTDSFCIEPVDLNSSFDDDGKIYGYKGLKITIWVSSLSFHAYADIAFESTTDGGKGITDLKAALQRIFAETLVESEEEFLQTFSTQRNLIRYMVTTGEVLQRNTSNGQISYCNGQLGATTSDLQVVRLVVGKTAAGNLYSHLIPLVLLLVDGSSPIDVMDPRWELYVLIQNKIDEKGDIYNILLGFTAVYRFYHYPDSSRLRLSQILVLPPYQHKGYGRYLLEALNDVAVSENVHDLTVEEPLDYFQHVRTCVDVLRLHKFDPIKYAVNSAVSQLKQGKLSKKTHTPRLMPATSVIEDAQKSLKINKKQFLQCWDVFLYLGLDPVDKYMEDFVGIISNRMKEDLIGKDSGAGGKRVVEVPSEYEPEMSFVMFRSQAGEATGTVQIDENQPNQDEQLQQLVEERVKEIKSVAERVSSQISLAAEAS, encoded by the exons ATGGTGCAGAAGCAAGGAGCCTCCGCCGATCCCACCGCCACCGAACCTAAGAAACGACGTCGCGTCGGCTTCTCCAGCGTCG ATGCTGGACTGGAGGCCAAAGATTGCATCAAGATTTACCTAG TTTCTAGCAAAGAGGAAGTGGGTTCTACAGACAGTTTTTGTATTGAGCCTGTTGATTTGAATAGCTCTTTTGATGATGATGGGAAGATATATGGTTACAAAGGATTGAAG ATTACGATATGGGTCAGCAGTTTATCCTTTCATGCGTATGCTGATATTGCATTTGAGAGCACAACTGAT GGTGGAAAAGGGATCACTGATTTGAAAGCAGCTCTTCAG AGAATTTTTGCTGAGACCCTTGTTGAGAGTGAAGAGGAGTTCCTTCAAACTTTTTCGACGCAGAGAAATTTGATTAG ATACATGGTCACAACTGGGGAGGTGTTACAGCGCAATACCTCTAATGGACAAATAAGTTATTGTAATGGTCAGCTTGGAGCAACCACTTCTGATTTGCAG GTTGTTCGCTTGGTTGTGGGCAAGACAGCTGCTGGGAACCTTTACAGTCACTTGATtcctcttgttcttcttcttgttgatg GTAGCAGTCCGATCGATGTCATGGATCCAAGATGGGAGCTGTATGTCCTGATCCAGAACAAAATAGATGAGAAGGGGGACATCTACAATATATTGCTTGGTTTTACAGCTGTTTATCGTTTTTACCATTATCCTGATAGTTCTCGATTGCGGCTCAGTCAG ATATTGGTATTGCCTCCTTACCAACACAAGGGTTATGGACGATACCTTCTTGAGGCTCTCAATGATGTTGCAGTATCTGAAAACGTCCATGACCTCACAGTTGAAGAACCATTAGATTACTTCCAACATGTACGTACTTGTGTTGATGTACTACGCCTTCATAAGTTCGACCCAATCAAGTATGCGGTTAACTCAGCAGTTTCGCAACTGAAGCAAGGAAAGTTGTCGAAGAAGACACACACTCCTCGACTCATGCCAGCTACTAGTGTCATTGAGGATGCCCagaaaagtttgaaaattaacaagaaacAGTTTCTTCAGTGCTGGGATGTTTTCCTTTATCTCGGCCTTGATCCTGTGGACAAGTACATGGAGGATTTTGTGGGAATTATTTCTAATCGCATGAAGGAAGATCTCATAGGAAAAGATTCTGGGGCGGGTGGGAAGCGAGTGGTTGAAGTTCCGAGCGAATATGAGCCGGAGATGTCATTTGTCATGTTCAGGTCACAGGCCGGTGAAGCTACCGGTACTGTTCAGATAGACGAAAATCAACCAAATCAGGATGAGCAACTCCAGCAATTAGTTGAGGAGAGAGTGAAAGAGATCAAATCAGTAGCTGAGAGAGTGTCTTCGCAGATCTCCCTCGCTGCGGAGGCATCATAA
- the LOC103400750 gene encoding zinc protease PQQL-like isoform X2: protein MEEYRGNRNATGRMQDAHWILMMEDSKYAERLPIGLEKVIRTVSPETVKQFYKKWYHLSNMAVIAVGDFSDTQNVVELIRDQFGHKISAPDPPPIPSYPVPSHEEPRFSCFVESEASGSAVIISYKMAADELKTVRDYRDLLAESMFLYALNQRFFKISRRKDPPYFSCSASADVLVNPLKAYIMTSSCKEKGTVEALESMLIEVARVRLHGFSEREVSIVRALLMSEIESAYLERDQMQSTSLRDEYLQHFLRNEPVIGIEYEAQLQKTLLPHITAAEVSKYAVKLQTSCSCVIKTIEPRASAIANDLKHVVSKVNRLEEERIISPWDEEQIPEEIVNTKPNPGNIVQQVEYSNIEATELILSNGMRVCYKCTNFLDDQVIFTGFSYGGLSELPESEYFSCSMGPTIAGEIGVYGYRPSVLMDMLAGKRAEVSPKLGAYMRSFVGDCSPSDLETALQLVYQLFTTNIIPGEEDVKIVMQMAEEVVRAQDRDPYTAFANRVKELNYGNSYFFRPIRISDLRKVDPLKACEYFNKCFKDPSTFSVVIVGNIDPSIALPLILQYLGGIPKPPEPLLQFNRDDLKGLPFTFPKTRIREVVRSPMVEEQCSVQLCFPVELKNGTMVEDIHIVGFLSKLLETKIMQVLRFKHGQIYTVGVSVFLGGNKPSRTANVRGDISVNFSCDPEISSKLVDLTLDEILRLQEEGPSDEDVSTILEIEQRAHENGLQENYYWLDRILHSYQSRAYSGDVGTCFEIQDEGRSTVRQSLTPTTAQSALQRILPFPCKKQYTVVILMPRTSPFKSLKSFFQSTETSYQRHTKILAGLAGLTVLGLCLWRYSRRT, encoded by the exons ATGGAAGAGTACAGAGGAAACCGAAATGCTACAGGAAGGATGCAGGATGCACATTGGATTCTGATGATGGAAGATTCTAAG TATGCTGAGCGTTTACCGATTGGTTTAGAGAAGGTGATTCGAACTGTTTCTCCTGAGACTGTGAAGCAGTTTTATAAGAAGTGGTACCATTTAAGCAATATGGCAGTGATAGCTGTTGGGGATTTCTCTGATACGCAG AATGTAGTAGAGTTGATAAGGGATCAATTTGGACATAAAATTTCAGCACCTGACCCTCCTCCCATACCAAGTTATCCAGTTCCTTCTCATGAAGAGCCACGTTTTTCATGTTTTGTTGAATCTGAAGCTTCTGGG TCTGCAGTGATTATTAGCTATAAGATGGCAGCTGATGAGCTGAAAACAGTGAGGGACTATAGGGATTTACTGGCGGAGTCCATGTTCCTTTACGCTCTAAACCAGAGGTTCTTTAAAATATCTCGTAGAAAGGACCCGCCCTATTTTTCATGCTCGGCTTCTGCTGACGTTCTTGTTAATCCATTGAAGGCTTATATAATGACTTCATCTTGTAAAGAAAAGGGGACTGTTGAGGCGCTAGAATCGATGCTGATTGAG GTTGCAAGGGTACGATTACATGGCTTTTCAGAACGGGAAGTGTCTATTGTTCGAGCTTTACTGATGTCAGAGATTGAATCTGCCTATTTGGAGCGTGATCAAATGCAGTCAACTAGCTTACGTGATGAATATTTACAG CATTTTCTCCGCAATGAACCTGTTATTGGGATTGAATATGAAGCTCAACTCCAGAAGACTCTTCTACCTC ATATAACTGCAGCAGAGGTATCCAAATATGCAGTGAAGTTACAGACATCATGTAGCTGTGTCATTAAGACAATTGAGCCACGAGCTTCTGCAATAGCCAATGATCTAAAACATGTTGTATCAAAGGTCAATCGCCTTGAGGAAGAAAGAATAATTTCTCCTTGGGATGAGGAACAGATTCCAGAGGAAATTGTTAATACAAAACCTAATCCGGG GAATATTGTGCAGCAGGTTGAATATTCAAATATTGAAGCTACTGAGTTAATTTTGTCAAACGGAATGAGAGTTTGCTATAAGTGTACCAACTTCCTCGATGACCAG GTTATCTTTACAGGGTTCTCATATGGGGGTTTATCTGAACTTCCTGAAAGTGAGTACTTTTCTTGCTCAATGGGGCCAACCATTGCAGGAGAAATTGGTGTATACGGTTATAGACCTTCTGTTCTTATGGATATGCTTGCTGGTAAGAGAGCCGAAGTAAGCCCAAAACTTGGAGCATACATGAGAAGCTTTGTTGGTGATTGTTCACCCTCAGACCTGGAAACTGCTTTGCAg CTTGTATATCAACTGTTTACGACAAATATAATACCTGGAGAAGAAGATGTCAAAATAGTGATGCAAATGGCTGAAGAAGTGGTCCGTGCTCAAGACAGGGATCCTTACACTGCATTTGCAAACCGTGTGAAGGAGCTCAACTACGGAAACTCCTATTTCTTTAGG CCTATTAGGATAAGTGATCTCCGGAAAGTTGACCCTTTGAAAGCCTGTGAATATTTCAACAAGTGTTTCAAGGATCCATCAACTTTCTCCGTTGTGATTGTTGGGAACATTGATCCCTCTATAGCACTTCCTCTGATATTGCAGTATTTG GGTGGAATACCAAAGCCTCCTGAGCCACTCCTACAATTTAATCGTGACGACCTCAAAGGACTACCATTCACTTTTCCTAAAACCAGAATAAG AGAAGTTGTTCGCAGCCCAATGGTGGAAGAACAATGTTCTGTCCAGCTGTGCTTCCCAGTGGAACTGAAAAATGGAACCATG GTAGAAGACATTCACATTGTTGGATTCCTGAGCAAACTTCTTGAAACAAAAATTATGCAGGTTCTACGGTTCAAACATGGACAG ATCTACACTGTAGGTGTTTCAGTATTTCTTGGCGGTAATAAGCCTTCCAGAACTGCAAATGTTCGTGGTGATATAAGCGTAAACTTTTCTTGTGATCCAGAAATCTCCTCAAAGCTG GTCGATCTTACTTTGGATGAAATATTACGTCTTCAAGAGGAAGGGCCGTCAGATGAGGATGTCTCAACCATCCTTGAAATTGAGCAAAGAGCTCACGAAAATGGGCTTCAA GAGAATTACTACTGGTTGGACAGGATTTTACACAGCTATCAGTCAAGAGCCTACTCCGGTGATGTTGGCACTTGTTTTGAG ATTCAAGATGAAGGTCGGTCCACAGTCAGACAATCTCTGACGCCAACAACGGCACAGTCAGCATTACAAAGGATACTACCTTTCCCTTGCAAAAAACAGTACACTGTAGTGATTTTAATGCCCCGTACATCTCCCTTTAAGTCACTAAAATCGTTCTTCCAATCTACTGAAACCAGTTATCAAAGACACACCAAG ATTTTGGCCGGCCTTGCTGGTCTCACAGTTTTGGGTCTTTGCTTATGGAGATATTCACGACGCACCTAA
- the LOC103400749 gene encoding large ribosomal subunit protein eL31 codes for MVEKTKGRKEEVVTREYTINLHKRLHGCTFKKKAPNAIKEIRKFAKKAMGTNDVRVDVKLNKQIWSRGIRSVPRRIRVRIARKRNDDEDAKEELYSLVTVAEIPAEGLSGLGTKVIEEDE; via the exons atggttgagaagacgaagggaaggaaggaggaggtGGTTACCAGAGAGTACACCATCAACCTCCACAAGCGCCTCCATGGCTG CACATTCAAGAAGAAGGCTCCTAACGCCATAAAGGAGATCAGGAAGTTTGCCAAGAAGGCCATGGGAACAAATGACGTCAGGGTGGATGTGAAGCTGAACAAGCAGATCTGGAGCAGAGGAATCAGGAGCGTCCCAAGAAGGATCAGGGTTCGCATTGCTCGCAAGAGGAACGACGACGAAGATGCAAAGGAAGAGCTCTACTCCCTTGTTACCGTCGCTGAGATCCCAGCCGAAGGACTGAGTGGGTTGGGCACCAAGGTCATTGAAGAGGATGAATGA
- the LOC139192234 gene encoding uncharacterized protein — protein sequence MANLAKLDFAALDITGKNYLTWVLDTKIHLEAANLGDTIKEESSSSSQDRAKAMIFIRRHLDEALKSEYLTVEDPLALWNALRSRYNHQTTVILPKARYDWTHLRIQDFKSVAEYNSALFRITSQMKLCGDTITEEMLLEKTFSTFHASNMVLQQQYRARGFTEYNQLISVLLVAEQNNELLMKNHNSRPTGSAPFPEVNVASLERNIISSRGNNYKRGRGHKQGRWKGKSKNHGVQFHNQVPRYNPGPSFKNTNRQKGKAHVNTPRSHEGGCHRCGGNGHWARTCRTPKHLVELYQASFKEKGVEINFLDQAKPMETPDPVTNLSGQLNTTHLDATYFINERGNEVYGSD from the coding sequence atggcaaacttggcaaagcttgattttgctgccctggacattactggaaagaattaccttacatgggtactggataccaagatccatctggaagcagcaaatcttggagataccatcaaGGAAGAAAGCagctcatcctctcaagatcgggcaaaggccatgatttttattcgtcgtcatcttgatgaggcactaaagagcgagtacttaacggttgaagatccgttagccCTTTGGAATGCCTTGAGaagcagatacaatcaccagacaacggtgattcttccaaaagcTCGCTATGACTGGACACACCTgaggatccaggatttcaaatcagtggctgagtacaattcggcgttgttcagaattacctctcagatgaaaCTCTGTGGGGATACTATCACTGAGGAGATGTtattggaaaagactttcagcacattccaCGCCTCTAACATGGTACTGCAACAACAGTATAGAGCGCgaggcttcactgaatacaaccagctgatatctgtgctcctagtagctgaacagaacaatgagcttctcatgaaaaaccataattcccgacctactggatcagcaccgttcccagaagtgaatgttgCTTCCCTTGAAAGGAATATCATATCCTCTCgtggcaataattacaaacgaggacgtggccacaagcAAGGTCGGTGGAAAGGGAAaagcaagaaccatggtgtccagtttcacaaccaggttccaaggtATAATCCAGGCCCGAGCTTTAAAAATACCAATCGCCAGAAAGGAAAAGCTCATGTGAACACTCCTAGAAGTCATGAAGGAggttgccataggtgtggtggcaacggACATTGGGCGCGTACTTGTCGCACCCCAAAGCATCTGGTGGAACTATATCAAGCCTCATTCAAGGAAAAGGGTGTCGAGATCAATTTCCTTgaccaggctaaaccaatggaAACCCCTGATCCAGTGACCAATTTATCAGGACAGTTAAACACAACCCACTTGGATGCTACATACTTTATTaatgaaagagggaatgaagtttatgggtccgattga
- the LOC103400751 gene encoding uncharacterized protein: MLNLHTRSPVLQPPCTPLSMFSRNTNRFPPFSTVGLHFQSFSAQPGQLRTSVFVAKAGRSLRLKTQEASDGEEDKDGGFVDIDFEVAAESEDGFPGRTGFGGREEEKDFDRDPEFAEIMGACLDDPEKARSKMEDRLRKKRNKILQTKSGSGLPMNVTFNNFGFSNSYIWFEFYNTPLEQDVTLISDTIRSWHIIGRMGGCNSMNMQLSQSPFDKRPSYDAIQGANVTPTTFYNIGDLEVQDNLARVWVDIGTSEPLLLDVLINALTQISSDFVGIKQVVFGGSEFENWKENMTSEDAGYSIHNI; encoded by the exons ATGCTTAATCTACACACCCGCTCACCCGTTCTTCAACCTCCCTGCACTCCCTTATCCATGTTTTCTCGCAACACAAACCGCTTCCCGCCATTTAGTACCGTTGGACTTCACTTTCAGAGCTTTTCTGCACAGCCGGGGCAGCTCAGGACCTCCGTATTCGTCGCAAAAGCGGGTCGGAGCCTAAGGCTGAAGACCCAGGAAGCGAGTGACGGAGAAGAAGATAAAGACGGCGGCTTTGTGGATATAGATTTCGAAGTTGCAGCTGAATCCGAAGACGGGTTTCCGGGTCGAACCGGCTTcggagggagagaggaagaaaaggaCTTTGATCGAGATCCCGAGTTTGCTGAAATTATGGGTGCTTGTCTTGATGACCCAGAAAAAGCTAGGTCCAAG ATGGAAGATAGGTTGAGGAAGAAAAGGAACAAGATTTTGCAGACAAAGTCTGGTTCAGGGCTGCCCATGAATGTGACATTCAACAA CTTTGGTTTCTCAAACTCGTATATATGGTTTGAATTCTACAACACTCCGTTGGAGCAAGATGTTACCTTAATCTCTGAT ACCATTCGATCATGGCACATCATTGGGCGCATGGGTGGATGCAATTCCATGAATATGCAG TTGTCACAGTCTCCTTTTGATAAACGACCAAGTTATGATGCGATTCAGGGAGCAAATGTGACCCCAACTACTTTTTACAATATCGGAGATCTTGAGGTTCAGGACAACTTAGCACGTGTTTG GGTGGATATCGGCACCAGTGAACCATTGCTACTGGATGTTCTAATAAACGCATTGACTCAGATAAGCTCCGA CTTTGTCGGAATCAAGCAAGTGGTGTTTGGTGGATCTGAATTTGAAAACTGGAAGGAGAACATGACATCAGAGGATGCAGGTTACAGCATCCACAACATTTAG
- the LOC103425001 gene encoding large ribosomal subunit protein eL28z-like: protein MTTVPGQLIWEIVKKNNSFLVKEFGRGNAGVRFSKEPNNLYNLHSYKHSGFANKKTVTIQAGGKDQSVVLATTKTKKQNKPASLLHKSVIRKEFPRAAKAVTNQVADNFYRPDLKRAALARLSAVHKSLRVAKSGVKKRNRQAVKTPGRK from the exons ATGACAACCGTTCCGGGACAACTGATCTGGGAGATCGTGAAGAAGAACAACTCCTTCTTGGTGAAGGAGTTCGGCCGCGGCAACGCCGGTGTCCGCTTCAGCAAGGAGCCCAACAACCTCTACAACCTCCATTCCTACAAGCATTCCG GTTTCGCGAACAAGAAGACGGTTACTATTCAGGCAGGAGGCAAAGACCAGTCTGTGGTGCTCGCCACCACCAAGACCAAGAAGCAGAACAAGCCCGCCAGTCTGCTCCACAAGTCTGTGATCCGAAAGGAGTTTCCCCGCGCCGCCAAGGCTGTTACCAATCAG GTTGCGGATAACTTCTACAGACCTGATTTGAAGAGAGCTGCCCTTGCCAGGCTCAGTGCCGTTCACAAGAGTCTCAGGGTTGCCAAGTCCGGTGTGAAGAAGAGGAACAGGCAGGCTGTCAAGACCCCCGGTAGGAAGTGA